From Halanaeroarchaeum sulfurireducens, a single genomic window includes:
- a CDS encoding 30S ribosomal protein S15: protein MARMHTRRRGSSGSDRPATDDPPEWSDVDAEAIEDRVVELAEEGYDPSQIGLKLRDEGVQGTPVPSVKAATDKKVTEILDENDAAPEMPEDLYNLLEKAVNLWEHVDENQQDHSNKRALQNTESKIRRLANYYRGDAIDEDFEYTYENAKELLE from the coding sequence ATGGCACGAATGCATACCCGTCGCCGCGGTTCGTCCGGCTCGGACCGACCGGCGACAGATGACCCACCGGAGTGGAGCGACGTCGACGCGGAGGCCATCGAGGACCGCGTCGTCGAACTGGCAGAAGAGGGCTACGACCCGAGTCAGATCGGACTCAAACTGCGGGACGAAGGCGTCCAGGGTACACCCGTCCCCAGCGTCAAAGCGGCGACCGACAAGAAGGTCACCGAGATTCTCGACGAAAACGACGCCGCCCCCGAGATGCCCGAAGACCTGTACAACCTTCTCGAGAAGGCCGTGAACCTCTGGGAGCACGTGGACGAGAACCAGCAGGACCACTCGAACAAGCGCGCCCTGCAGAACACCGAGTCCAAGATTCGACGACTCGCCAACTACTACCGCGGCGACGCCATCGACGAGGACTTCGAGTATACCTACGAGAACGCGAAAGAACTTCTGGAGTAA
- a CDS encoding 30S ribosomal protein S3ae, with protein MSERSVSKRSQEKRWYTVLAPEQFDRAELGQTPATEPEQALDRTIETTLGDVTDNGGENNVKLTFRVTDVGSDAAYTELIKHELTRDYNRSLVRRGSSKVKAILTVRTSDDYRVQVQPVAFTTKVADRSQKEAIRRTMLDLVEESAAERTFEGFIDSIVQGRLSSAIYNEAKTIYPLRRVEVAKATLEAHPEEVHAEEEASADVDE; from the coding sequence ATGAGTGAACGATCAGTCTCCAAACGGAGTCAAGAAAAGCGGTGGTACACCGTCCTCGCCCCGGAGCAGTTCGACCGGGCGGAGCTCGGCCAGACCCCCGCGACCGAACCCGAACAGGCACTCGACCGAACAATCGAAACCACGCTGGGCGACGTCACCGACAACGGTGGCGAGAACAACGTCAAACTCACCTTCAGGGTGACCGACGTCGGCAGTGACGCGGCGTACACCGAACTCATCAAGCACGAACTCACCCGCGATTATAACCGGAGTCTCGTCCGTCGCGGCTCCTCGAAAGTCAAGGCTATCCTGACCGTCCGCACCTCGGACGACTACCGGGTCCAGGTCCAGCCGGTGGCCTTCACGACGAAAGTCGCAGATCGGAGTCAGAAGGAGGCGATCCGTCGAACGATGCTGGACCTCGTCGAGGAGTCCGCCGCCGAGCGGACCTTCGAGGGATTCATCGACAGCATCGTCCAGGGTCGACTCTCCAGTGCCATCTACAACGAGGCCAAGACGATCTACCCGCTTCGTCGCGTCGAGGTCGCGAAGGCGACCCTCGAGGCCCACCCCGAAGAGGTCCACGCGGAAGAAGAAGCGTCGGCAGACGTCGACGAGTAG
- a CDS encoding protein sorting system archaetidylserine synthase (This PssA-like phosphatidyltransferase, along with a PssD-like decarboxylase, is required in Haloarchaea for the archaeosortase ArtA to replace the PGF-CTERM sorting signal with a C-terminal lipid anchor.), whose translation MRPRFVGRLGHADLVTVTNSATGFVAVVAATIDPTLAARVVLVGAILDALDGIVARWRGSTRFGPHLDSLADVASFGVAPAFIVFTLGRSTAGSMGPIERAVWIAVPAIFVATAVVRLALYTVLDAGDDTTEGVQTTLAATLVSAAILVGVGPTTVLVGTGLLAVGMLAPVTYPDLRVRDAFLMGAVQALAIAFPTLANRVFPTALLAWAIGYLVLSPRLYRRDEGKRS comes from the coding sequence ATGCGGCCACGGTTCGTCGGACGCCTCGGACACGCCGATCTCGTGACTGTCACGAATTCCGCCACCGGGTTCGTGGCCGTCGTCGCCGCGACGATCGACCCGACGCTCGCTGCCAGGGTGGTCCTCGTCGGAGCCATTCTCGATGCACTCGATGGGATCGTCGCGCGGTGGCGCGGAAGTACGCGCTTTGGCCCGCATCTGGACTCCCTTGCCGACGTGGCCAGCTTCGGCGTCGCGCCCGCGTTCATCGTTTTCACCCTCGGCAGATCGACCGCCGGGTCGATGGGCCCCATCGAACGGGCGGTCTGGATCGCCGTGCCGGCGATCTTCGTCGCGACGGCCGTCGTCCGACTGGCACTGTACACCGTCCTTGACGCGGGAGACGACACCACGGAAGGGGTCCAGACGACGCTCGCTGCGACGCTCGTTTCGGCCGCCATACTCGTCGGCGTCGGACCAACGACGGTGCTGGTCGGGACGGGCCTGCTCGCTGTGGGGATGCTGGCCCCGGTGACGTACCCTGATCTTCGAGTCCGGGACGCATTCCTGATGGGGGCCGTCCAGGCGCTGGCGATCGCGTTCCCGACCCTCGCAAATCGGGTCTTCCCGACCGCCCTGCTCGCCTGGGCCATCGGATATCTCGTTCTGTCACCCAGACTGTATCGGCGCGACGAAGGGAAACGCTCATAG
- a CDS encoding KEOPS complex subunit Pcc1 gives MSRTATIRAAVTDPETVAAALRPDNTESMTTTVDRSDDGHAQVVTTIERDSTGGLRSTLDDYVVNCAVADETVQLANRHTTTTHE, from the coding sequence ATGAGCCGGACAGCGACGATCCGAGCGGCGGTCACAGATCCGGAGACGGTCGCCGCCGCGCTCCGTCCCGACAACACCGAATCGATGACCACGACAGTCGACCGGTCGGACGATGGACACGCGCAGGTGGTCACGACCATCGAACGCGATTCGACCGGCGGTCTTCGGTCCACGCTCGACGACTACGTCGTCAACTGCGCCGTCGCGGACGAAACCGTACAGCTCGCCAACCGACACACCACGACCACTCATGAGTGA